In Pirellulales bacterium, the genomic window ATCGTTGCTGTGGCGCAACACAAACCCGAAGCGTTAGCGAGGGAGCGCCGCTACGGCGGCGTCGTCTCGCTGCAGGCGGCAAGCCGCATGCACATTGGATCAATGCGTTCGTGAGGGCGACCCGCAACGGAGCGCATCCTCGCTTACGCTTCGGGCTAGTGTTGGCCGCACCATTACCGACCCACGATCCCACATCGTCGCTGCGACGCAACACAAACCCGAAGCGTTAGCGAGGGAGCGCCGCAACGGCGGCATCGTCTCGCTGCAGGCGGCACAGCCGGATGCACATTGGATCAATGCGTTCGTGAGGGCGACCCCGCAACGGAGTACATCCTCGCTTACGCTTCGCGCCTAGTGTTGACGGCGACCCTGCAACGGAGCACATCCTCGCTAACGCTTCGCGCCTAATGTTGCGTCAACGCCGGAAATTTGGGATGGTCAAAGCGATTCGGGCGACGATTCGCCGCCTCACTACCGACCCACGATCCCAAATCTTTGGCGCAACACTAACCCGAAGCGTTAGCGAGGGAGCGCCGCAACGGCGGCATCGTCTTGCCGTAGGCGGCACAGCCGGATGCACATTGGATCAATGCGTTCGTGAGGGCGGCCCTGCAACGGAGCACATCCTCGCTTACGCTTCGGGCTAGTTTTGCGTCAACGCCGGAAATTTGGGATGGTCAAAGCGATTCGCGCGACGATTTTCCGCCTCACTACCGACCCACGATCCCAAACAAATGGAAGTCGGGAATTGGTACAGGCGTTGGAGAAGCTGAGCCGCGAAGGCAAGCGCCGTGCTCGATGAACGACACTCGCCGTCGCCTGCGTAGTTGGAACAGGAGGGGGACAGCGGTTGCAGCGCGTTTGATCAAACCGTGGCGCTAGCGGCGCGGTCGTAGCGATTTTGCCGAGTATTCCATCCGTTTCATCGGTGTGATCCGTGGTTATCTTTCGCATCTTGCGTCGCCGAAACGCTTCGCCGTCGCGCGCCGTTCAAGCTATGCTTCGAATGCCTGCCCCGATCCGGCTCCATAGCCGTGATTCCGCATTACGGCAAAAGAGCGCCCACCTGCATTTCCCCCCTGCACACCCCGTGGATCATTGAACGGTTCCCCATGGAATCAATTCTTGCTGATTTGGCGCGCGAGGATTCGCCGAGCGGCACGCGATCCCCTGTCGACACGTTTCAGCCGCTGGCAGACGCCATGCCGGACGCGCTGGTGATCGTCGATGCGGAGGGGTGCATCGATTTGATGAATTCGCAGACCGAGCAGATGTTTGATTATCGGCCCGAAGAATTGCTCGGCCAGCCGATCGAACTGTTGATTCCGGAGCGTTATCGGGCAAAACATTTCGCCCACCGCAACGGCTACATCGCGTCGCCCATGGTGCGGCCGATGGGAGCGAAGATGGATCTGTTGGGGCGCCGGCGGCGCGGGAACGAGTTCCCGGTCGAGGTGAGCCTGTCGCCATTTCCGACGACCGAGGGCACGTTCGTCATTTGCACGATTCGCGACACGAGCGAACGCAAGGCTGCCGAAACCAAGCTGCGCAAAACGGAAGCCCGCTACCGCACGCTGCTGGAAACGATTCCGGCCGTCACGTTCATGGCTTCGCTCGACGGCGGGGCCAACGAGATGTATGTCAGCCCGCAGATCGAGACGATGCTCGGCTTCAGCCAGTCGGAATGGCTCGGCGACCCGGTGTTGTGGTATCGGCAATTGCATCCCGACGACCGCGAGCGATGGCACAGGGAATTCGCTCGCACGTGCGCCGTCGGCGAGCGGTTCTGCTCCGAATATCGTTTCATTTCGCGCAGCGGAAGCGTGGTTTGGGTGCATGGCGAAGCCACCTTGGTGCGCAACGACGACGGCACGCCATCGTTTCTGCAGGGCATCGCGTTCGATATCACCGAGCGCAAAGCTGCCGAAGAAATGATGCTCCGCTCGCAATCGGATTTGGAGCGCCGCGTCGAAGACCGCACCGTCGATCTGGCGCGGTTGAATCAGGAGTTGCAGACTGAAATCGTCGAGCGGCGAAAAGCGGAAGAGCAGCGCACGCGCTACGTCGCCCAGCTAGAAGACGCGTCGACCCGCATCGAAGAGCAATCTCGGGCCGTCCATGCGGCTCGCGAACGGGCCGAAGTGGCCAATCAAACCAAGAGCGCATTCCTGGCCAACATGAGCCACGAAATCCGCACCCCCATGACCGCCATCCTGGGCTATACCGATCTGCTGCGCGAATCGGTCACCGACGATGCAAGCCGCATGGCCATCGAAACCATCAGCCGCAACGGCAACCACCTGCTGAGCATCATCAACGACATCCTCGACCTGTCGAAAATCGAAGCCGGCAAGATGACGATCGAATCGCTCCGCTTCAGCCCGCGGCAATTGCTCGCCGATGTTCAGTCGTTGATGCAAGTGCGAACGCAAGGAAAAGGGATCAAGCTCGAAGTGGTCCAAGAAGGCGTGCTGCCCGAAACCATCCTCACCGATCCGACGCGGCTGCGGCAAATCCTGGTCAATCTCGTGGGCAATGCCGTCAAGTTCACCGAATCGGGCGGCGTGAAATTGGCCGTTCGGCTCGTCCAGCAACGGGCGCCGGTGCTGCAATGGGATGTCGTCGACACCGGCATCGGCCTGACGCCGGAGCAGCAGCAATCTCTGTTTCAACCGTTCACCCAAGCCGACAATAGCACGGTCCGGAAATTCGGCGGCACCGGCCTTGGCCTCACGATCAGCAAGCGCCTCGCCGAATTGCTCGGTGGCGACGTGACAGTCGTCGAGTCGCAAATGGGCGTCGGCACGACATTCCGCTTGACGATTGGCACCGGTCCGCTCGATGGCATTCACCTGTTGCAACCGACCGATTCGCTCGCCGCGCTGCCCGAGCCGCCCCGCGATCGCGCCACCGCCATTCAATTCCCCGAGGGTTGCCGAGTTTTGTTGGCCGAGGATGGTCCCGACAATCAGCGGCTGATCAGCTTCGTGCTGAAGAAAGCGGGCGCCGAGGTGATCGTCGCCGAAAACGGTCAACAAGCGGTCGAATTGGTGGCCGCGGCCGAACAGCCGTTCGACGTGATCCTGATGGACATGCAAATGCCGATCATGGACGGCTACACCGCCACGGCAAGCCTGCGCCGCAAGGGCTATACAAGGCCGATCATTGCCCTGACGGCACACGCGATGTCGGGCGATCGCGAAAAATGCATTGCCGCCGGCTGCAACGACTACGCCACGAAGCCGATCAACCGCTTGCACCTCATCCAACAAGTCGCCCGCCAATTGCCGGCCGCAATGGCACGCTGAGCGGCGGCCCGCTGGACGACCGCGAGTCAGCCCCGCATCTGCGATTGCGTCGCGGTCTACTTAGCCCGGCGCCCCCGCGGCGGATGCCGTCGACGTGATTTTCAAGCCTCTTGCCGTTTGGGCGCGCTTCATCCCGCGGTTCCTTTGGCGGCCGGCAAGGGTGGGCTTGCAGCTTTCGTCCGGCTATGATTGATGGCGAATCGTTGGTTTGTTCTCGAATCGCCGTTGTTGGAGGCATCGTTCGTGGCTGGTCGGTCGTTTCGCATGTATGGCAAGAAGCGGGGGAACCGGCGCACCGGCTCGAAGGCGCTCGCCAGCGTCGGCGAGGCCGTGGTGTTCGCGTTCTTCTTCGTGCTCGGAACCGGATTCATGGTGCTGCTCGTGCGGATGCCCGTCTTGCCCGAGTGGCGGGTGAACCACGATTTCGTCGAAACGACCGGCGTCGTCGAGCGCGTGCAAGTCAGCCAGCCGACCGATGGCTCGCAGGGATACCGGGCGGCAGTGCTGATTCAATACAACGCCGGCGGCAAAACCCGTCGGCATTGGACGTACGACATCAGTTTCGACACGGCCTGGGCATCGTCGAGCGATCGGCAAAGCCAACAGGCATTGATCGATCGGTTCGTGCCCGGCAAAGCATATCCGGTTTGGTACGATCCGCGCGATCCGGATACGGTCGTGGTGGCGCGGGGCTATAGCGGATGGCTCTGGTCGCTCTTGCTGTTGCCGGCTTCGTTTATCGTGATCGGCGGCGGGGGGTTGATCTACGCGGGCTTGCAGTGGGGCAAGTCGGCGGAGCGGTTGGCCGCCCAAGCGCAGCTCGCTCCGCGATTCGAGCAGTTCGACGATTCCGCCGCGGCAAAGGACTTTCCGAACGTTCCCCGCGACGCCAATCTCACCAACAGCCCCGGCACGCGACTAAAATATCGCCTGCCGATCATCACCACGAACGGCTGGCGGCTGGCGGCGCTGACGCTCTTGGCGCTGGTCTGGAACGGCATCGTCGTGGCTCTATTGGTGATGGCCGTGCGGCGCGCGATCTCGGGGCGGCCGGATGTGTGGCTGTTCGTATTCGTCGTGCCGTTTCTTGCGGGCGGTTTGGGGTTGATCTATTTCCTTGTACGGCAGGCGGTGATCGCTTCGGGTGTGGGGCCGACGCAATTGGAGGTATCCGATCATCCGCTCTTTCCCGGGCGGCATTATGATTTGCTCCTTTCGCAAATCGGACGGTTGACGATGAAATCTTTGGCGGTCGATTTGGTTTGCGAAGAGCAAGCCACGTTTCGCCAGGGCACCGACACACGCACGCACACCTGCCGCGTTTACCAGAAGCGAATTTTCGATCGGCAAGCGTTCGACATTCCCCAGGGCTTGGCATTTCAACAGCAATGCCGCGTCGAGATCCCGCCGGAAGCGATGCATTCGTTGCAGGCGGATCATAATCTGGTGCAATGGAAATTCGTCGTCCGCGGCGAAGCGGGAGGCTGGCCGCCGTTCGAACGAAGCTTTCCGATCGTCGTGTATCCGAATCCGGCCGGTGGACGCCGGCCGGAAGCGATTTCAAAACCGTGGCGACAGGAGGAGAGTCCCCATTTTTCCCACAAGGCGCCGCTCAATGGGGACAGTCTGCGGCTTTGAAACCGGTTCCATGAAAACCCTCGTTCACAACCACGCTGTCGGCCGTTTCATGCGCGAACCGCTTTGCAGCATTGTGCTCGATAAATCGCAACGAATTCATCAGCCGGGCGAAATGCTGCGCGGCGAATATCAGATCGACGCGGTCGATCCGGCCGATATTCTCGCGGTCGAGCTTTCCGTGTTGTGGTACACCGAAGGCAAAGGGGACGAAGATCTGGCCGTCCACTATTTCGAACGCCATACGCCCGACGACGGCGGGCCTCCGATGCTCCATGAGTTGCACCGCTTTGAGGTCGTGCTTCCGAACAGCCCGCTGAGCTACGAAGGTGTGTTGATCAAGCTGCGTTGGTGCGTGCGGCTGCGCGTGTTTTTGCGGCAAGGGAAAGATGTTATTGCGGAGCGCGACTTTCAATTGGGCGAAGTACCCTACGCGCGGCCGGTGAAAACCTGACGGATCAGTGCCTTGGGTGCCATCCCCGACGCCCTGAGTGCGCATGCCGCCGGATGCGATACACATCCCCGCGCAAAGCCGTGGGCATGGCACTCGCCGCTACTCGATAGCTACCGATGAAATCAACCTTTGACGCCTCGTTGGCGGACAATCCTTTTACGAGCCGGCGGATTCGGCCGGGGGCGATTCCGTTTCAATTTCCGACCGGCCTCAACGCCGCGGCGCTACTGGCCCGACTGGCTCGTCTCGGTTGGCGAGGGGCAATCGTCGGGCCGCACGGCACCGGCAAATCGACGTTGCTCGCTGCCTTAATGCCGGAACTCGCTCGGGCTGGTCGCGAGGTCCGGTCGATCTCGCTTCGCGATCGCCAACGACGGTTGCCACGTGAGTTTCTTGCCGGTTTGAAGCCGATCGAACGGCGAGAGCTCCGAACGATCGTCATTGTCGATGGCTATGAGCAGTTGAGTTTTTGGAGCAGTTGGAGGTTGCTCCGGCAGTGCTGCACGAATGGGGCTGGGCTATTGATTTCGGCTCACCGGCAGACCGCGCTGCCAACGTTATTTAGCACCTGCCCAGATTTCGCCGTGGCCGAGCGAATCGTCGGGCGCTTGCTTGCCGGCGCGAGCGGCGCTGATGCCGCGGCGATCGGGCCGACACCAATTCGGCGCGAGGTTCTTCACCGGTTATGGCTGAATCACCGCGGGAATCTCCGCGAGACGTTGTTTGATCTCTACGATGCTTTCGAACGCCAACGCGACGATGGTTGTTCGAATTGCTAGCGATGCCTCGTTAAGATGCGCAAAGATTGCCGACAACTTCTGTCGCTTGTGACGGATATGCCGCAAAGTTGGCCGGCCGGGCCGTCGATTTAGTCTCTAGGGCCGTGTGTTGCAGGCCAAGGCGAGCCAAGCGGCTCGCCGCCAATTCGTGCGCCGCCTCGTCTCGCGCCGCACGGTGATCCACATCCGTCGGATGCGGATAAGGTGACGAGGCGATGGCCGTTCGCCATTCGAACTCAAATGGCGGCATCCGCGAAAAAATGAGCAACCCACGAATTGGAAGATCGTGTTGGTCCGCTGTTGCGGCGATGGGCCTGCCGCTTGTGCTGGCCGTGGGTTGCACGACAGTCAGGCCTGCCCCAGCGACGAGCTCGCCGGCGGGCAACAGCGCGGCCACGACCGCGAGTTCGATCGCGCCGGCCCCCATTCCAGCGCCTAGCCCGCCGCCAGAGATTCGGCAACCGACGACCTACGCGAATCCAATTCGGCCGCCTGCGATCGGTCCGGATCCATTGATCCACCTCACTGCATATGCGCCCGGCAGCGAGGCGACTACCGTACCGCC contains:
- a CDS encoding PAS domain S-box protein, encoding MESILADLAREDSPSGTRSPVDTFQPLADAMPDALVIVDAEGCIDLMNSQTEQMFDYRPEELLGQPIELLIPERYRAKHFAHRNGYIASPMVRPMGAKMDLLGRRRRGNEFPVEVSLSPFPTTEGTFVICTIRDTSERKAAETKLRKTEARYRTLLETIPAVTFMASLDGGANEMYVSPQIETMLGFSQSEWLGDPVLWYRQLHPDDRERWHREFARTCAVGERFCSEYRFISRSGSVVWVHGEATLVRNDDGTPSFLQGIAFDITERKAAEEMMLRSQSDLERRVEDRTVDLARLNQELQTEIVERRKAEEQRTRYVAQLEDASTRIEEQSRAVHAARERAEVANQTKSAFLANMSHEIRTPMTAILGYTDLLRESVTDDASRMAIETISRNGNHLLSIINDILDLSKIEAGKMTIESLRFSPRQLLADVQSLMQVRTQGKGIKLEVVQEGVLPETILTDPTRLRQILVNLVGNAVKFTESGGVKLAVRLVQQRAPVLQWDVVDTGIGLTPEQQQSLFQPFTQADNSTVRKFGGTGLGLTISKRLAELLGGDVTVVESQMGVGTTFRLTIGTGPLDGIHLLQPTDSLAALPEPPRDRATAIQFPEGCRVLLAEDGPDNQRLISFVLKKAGAEVIVAENGQQAVELVAAAEQPFDVILMDMQMPIMDGYTATASLRRKGYTRPIIALTAHAMSGDREKCIAAGCNDYATKPINRLHLIQQVARQLPAAMAR
- a CDS encoding DUF3592 domain-containing protein; this translates as MANRWFVLESPLLEASFVAGRSFRMYGKKRGNRRTGSKALASVGEAVVFAFFFVLGTGFMVLLVRMPVLPEWRVNHDFVETTGVVERVQVSQPTDGSQGYRAAVLIQYNAGGKTRRHWTYDISFDTAWASSSDRQSQQALIDRFVPGKAYPVWYDPRDPDTVVVARGYSGWLWSLLLLPASFIVIGGGGLIYAGLQWGKSAERLAAQAQLAPRFEQFDDSAAAKDFPNVPRDANLTNSPGTRLKYRLPIITTNGWRLAALTLLALVWNGIVVALLVMAVRRAISGRPDVWLFVFVVPFLAGGLGLIYFLVRQAVIASGVGPTQLEVSDHPLFPGRHYDLLLSQIGRLTMKSLAVDLVCEEQATFRQGTDTRTHTCRVYQKRIFDRQAFDIPQGLAFQQQCRVEIPPEAMHSLQADHNLVQWKFVVRGEAGGWPPFERSFPIVVYPNPAGGRRPEAISKPWRQEESPHFSHKAPLNGDSLRL